The Streptomyces sp. NBC_01268 genome segment CCAGACGGCGTACGCGGGCCTGGGCGCCCTCTTCGCGGCCCTGCTGGCGGCGGCCGGCCTGCCGGAGTTGGTGGCACTCGGGACGGCGGTGCTGTGCGTGGCCCCGCTGGGCCTGCTGACGGGCTGGCCCGCGATCCGCCGCCACGGCCTGGCGCTCGCCCTGGCCACCCTGGCGGTCGGCGTCGCGGTCAGCCGCTTCGTCCTCACCCAGCCGTACGCCACGGCGGGCCTGACGGTCTCCCGCCCGGCCGCCTTCACGGACGACCGCGCCTACTACGTCCTGGAACTCCTCGTGCTGGCCGCCTGCCTCCTCCTGGTGGCGGCCCTGCGCCGGGGCCGCACGGGGCGCGCGCTCGCCGCCCTGCGCGACCACGAGCCCGGCGCGGAGGCCGCGGGCGTCCGCGTGGCCGCCCTCAAGCTGCTCGCGTTCGTCCTGGGCGCCGCCCTGGCCGCCTTGGGCGGCGGCCTCCTGACCATGGGCCAACGCGCCTTCGACCCCGCCGCGTACGACCCGGTCCGCGGCCTCCTCTGGTTCGCCGCCGTCCTGGTCCTGGGCCCCGACACCCTCCTCACCCCCCTCCTGGCCGCTGCCCTCCTCGTCACCCTCGACACCAGCACCCACGCGGGCGTGGCGGCGGCGACGATCGGCATCCTGGCGGCCCTGGTGGGACGGGTACCACCGCTGCTGGGGAGGCTGGGGGCCGGTGCGGTGGACGGGGCGGGTGCGAGGGGAAGGGCGGGTGCGGGAGCCGGGGCGGGCGCGACGGACAGGGCGGGTGCGAGGGACAGGGCGGGCGCGACGGACAGGGCGGGTGCGACGGACAGGGCGGGCGCGAGGGGCACAGCCGGCACGCCCCACCCGGCGGGCGCGGCACCCGTGCCTCGCGTGCCGAGCGCGCCCAGCGCACCGCCCCCCACCTCACCCACGTCGAAGGCACCGCCGCCATCCGCCGCCGCCCCCCACCGGCCCGCGGCGGCCCGCGAAGTCGCCGCCGCCCTCCGCGCCGACCGCCTCACCCTCACCTACCCCGGCGGCCTCACCGCCCTCCACGGCGTCACCCTCACCCTCCGCCCCGCCCAGATCACCGCCCTCGTCGGCCCCAACGGCGCCGGCAAGAGCACCCTGTTCGACTGTCTCGCGGGGACCCTGCGGCCCACCGCCGGGCGGGTCGCCCTCGGCCACGCCGACATCACCGGACGCCCCGCGCACGCCCGCGCCCGGATGGGGATCGGCCGGACGTTCCAGCAACTCGCCGTGTTCCCGTCGCTCACCGTGGAGGAGAACGTCCGCGTCGGTGCCGAGCAGGGCCGTACGGCCGCCCCGGGGGCCGTGGAGCAGGCGCTGCGCCTGGTGGGGCTCGCGGGGCCCGTGCGGCACCGCGCGGCGGCCGGGCTGCCGACCGGGACGCTGCGCCGGGTCGAGCTGGCCCGGGCGCTGGCGGCCGGACCGCACACGCTGCTG includes the following:
- a CDS encoding ABC transporter permease subunit, with translation MASLTYELTLAGLAVGSAAALTGIGLIVTYRATGVLNLAHGAIAMVCAYVLRRLVVEWSWPLLPAALVTLLLFAPAVGLLLDRAVFRPLALRGSNPAQTLVASIGVFVLLVGTAALVWGTDARADAPVLLGDDPWVQLAVVVALACLVGAVTRWTRFGRELRAVVDNRPLATVSGIAADRVSAAGWAFGSFTAGLTGVLLAPYVRLDPYGMPLLVVEVIAVAVVARMRSLPVAVLTGLALGVAQAQLTRLHPEGWAGPLVQAVGANLFVVALLVAALVLPGVGGADTLPPALTAGRTPPGLWLTAGVLLLLPLGFGGTDLTTAVQVPALAVILLSLVVVSGRAGQIALGQTAYAGLGALFAALLAAAGLPELVALGTAVLCVAPLGLLTGWPAIRRHGLALALATLAVGVAVSRFVLTQPYATAGLTVSRPAAFTDDRAYYVLELLVLAACLLLVAALRRGRTGRALAALRDHEPGAEAAGVRVAALKLLAFVLGAALAALGGGLLTMGQRAFDPAAYDPVRGLLWFAAVLVLGPDTLLTPLLAAALLVTLDTSTHAGVAAATIGILAALVGRVPPLLGRLGAGAVDGAGARGRAGAGAGAGATDRAGARDRAGATDRAGATDRAGARGTAGTPHPAGAAPVPRVPSAPSAPPPTSPTSKAPPPSAAAPHRPAAAREVAAALRADRLTLTYPGGLTALHGVTLTLRPAQITALVGPNGAGKSTLFDCLAGTLRPTAGRVALGHADITGRPAHARARMGIGRTFQQLAVFPSLTVEENVRVGAEQGRTAAPGAVEQALRLVGLAGPVRHRAAAGLPTGTLRRVELARALAAGPHTLLLDEPAAGLDADETAALARILAALAADGLTVLVVEHDPDLVAGIARTVHTMEGGRIVS